The sequence below is a genomic window from bacterium.
TTTCGCTGCTGAAACGTGCTGCCATTGGCGACCACGAGGTCCAGCCAGCCGTCGTTATTGAGATCCACCATGGCGGTACCCCAACCGATCAGGTCCAGCGCAATCTGGCCGAGCCCAACGCGATCGGCATCGTCGCCAAACTGCAGCCTCGAGGGTTCTCCGTCCTGAGCGAGATCGGAGCTGAGATTCGAGTACAGGGCGTTTTCCTGGGCGATCCAATGGGTGACGAACATATCCATGTCCGCATCCCCGTCCCAATCGCCGATGGCGATTCCCATGGAACCCCGGTAGTCCGCCACCAACGCGTCGTAGCTGATGTTCTTGAAAGTCCCGTCGCCGAGGTTCCGGAACATCATATTGTCCGAGACATCGTTGGTGATGTAGAGGTCGGGCAAGCCGTCGGTATCGAAATCCGCCCAACCCGCTGCCAGGCTGCGACCTTCTTTGCCCAGCACGCCCGCCTCTTCGGCGCGCTCCTCGAAAGTTCCGTCGCCCTGATTCACGTAGTAGCGATTGGCGTGGGGCGAATAGGACGAAGGATTGAGCGTGAACGGATACTCGGCCTTGCCGACCCGGGTGCTCGCCGCTCCCGGTTTCTCGGGAATGTATTCGACATAGCCGCAGACATAGAGATCCAGATCCCCATCCAGATCGGTGTCGGCCCAGGAGGCCCCCGCCCAGAAACCTTTACCACTCAGTCCCGCCACGCCCGTTGCGTTGCGAAATGTGCCGTCACCCTGGTTCTGCCAGAGGATGTTCTCTCCCCAGGAGGTCACGAAGATGTCCATGTCCCCGTCGTTGTCGTAGTCCGCGAAGCTGGCTCCCATTCCCCGGTGAGCCGTACCTACACCCGAGGAATCCGTAATGTCTTCGAACGTGCCGTCGCCCTTGTTCCGAAAGAGTCGGTCCGTGGCCGGTGACTTCGCCATCTCTTCATCGGAGGCGTCGAGGGGAGCTGCGAAGTTCACCAGAAAGATATCGGGCAGCCCATCGCCATCTACATCCCCCCAGGCTCCACCGGATCCCATGTCTTCGGGGATCTGACTCGTGCGGCGAAACGGAAAATGCTCGAACTTGATCCCGGCCTCGTCGGTAACTTCACTGAACCGCAGCGCGCTCGTGCCCTTTTCCAGCGCTCGGTCCAGACTCCGGGTAATCCCTTCTTCTTCCTCGCCCGCGACGTAGGGAGCGTCGTTGTTTCCCTGCATCCAGATGAGCAGCAGTGTTGCCGCGACGACCGGCAACGAGCAGAAGATCAAGGTTTTCCGAATCAGGCGACTGCGTTGCGACACACTAACTTTCCTCGATGCGGATCGTCTTTTCCCGTATCGACATCTGAATTACGGGCGACGTGATCTCGTTCTCCTCGCCAAACATGAAATTCAGCAGGAACTGGTCCACCTTGCGGTAGTCCAGTGAAGCCTTCACGTGCAGCGTTCCCGGAGAAGCCGGGGTGGCCACCTTGAAGTCTTTGTGAATCTTCCTGTCCTGATCTACGAGTTCCTCTTCTCCGCCTCCCGCAGATGGGCAGGCCATGGAATAGCGCGCGACATCGGTGAAGCCGGGAAAGAGCGCTCGTCGATAGCGAACACCCACCATCTCCCAGAGATTGTGTCGATCGATCAGGTTTCCGTAGCGATCCACCGGTTCGGCCTTGAACATGAAGGCGCCGGGTTTGATGAAGCGCTTCTCGTCGATGGTCCCGCTCGCGAGGACCACTTTGCCCTGGTCGTCGACGACTTCCAACTTGATCCAGGATTGAATGATGTCCAGGGGTCCCGTCGGGAAATCGTGCCCCACCTTATTGGAAGAGATGATCACGCGGATGTCGATGTCGTCCCCGGGTTTCACCGTATCGGGCGATTGGATCTCGATCGAAACGGCGTCACCTGTGGCCCACTTGTCTTCGATCTCCGGGATGGTGCGCTTGCCCTGAAGCCATTCTTCCGTCAAGCGATGGTGTTCTTCCCAGCCTTCGAGGTCCAGGAGTTTCGGAATGAACGAATTGGCGGCGATGAAGCGGTGGTCGCGGTGTTTGCCGTCATCCTTTGTGCGATAGGAATCCAGGTCATCTCCCGAGGCCGGATCATCTGAATCCTGCAACGGCATATGACACTCCCGGCACTCCACCACCTTTTCCGGCTCGTCTTCGGGGTTCCACTTGCTCTTGCGCCAGTTGTCGTACTGATTCTGCAACTGCACCCATCCGACCTTGTTCACCTCTTCGTCGATGAACTGCTTGTGGCACGCCGCACAGTACTCGGGCGTCTTGAACAGGCGCTTGGAGAAGACCTCCAGGTGCTTCTTCGGATAGGCTCGAATCAAGAAATCCGAGATGACCTTTCCGATGGGGCCTCCTTCGACCTCATAGATGTAGCGTTCGGGCTGGAGCATGACGTAGTTCGCGTTGCCTACGAGGTCCGTCTCCCGGATGGCGTGACAGACCAGACACGAGATTCCCTCGTCGTAGCCCAGCACACTGGAAAGATCTTCGGCGAAGATATTCTTGGTTCCCGCGAACAGCGAAGCCGGATCGTGACAGCCTCCGCAGTAGCGGGTGCTCTCGGGGCCGTTCTGCTTGGCCATGACTTCCTGGATGGCTTGAAAGGCGGGATCCATCGAAGCCCAGCGATGCGCGCTCATCTCCCACTCGCGATAGATGCCCTGATGACACCCGGACGTGCCGCAGTTTTCGCTACCCGTCAGCGAGCGATCGTCGTAGGCGCCGCCGGTGGCGGTCGTAGCAAGACTCGGACTGAACGGGCTGCGGCCTTCGCCGTAGCTGTAGTCCGCTGGAAACTCGTTGTTCCATACCACCGGTTGATAGAGCAGCCCCATCAGGCCCAGCACCATGAAGCCCGCAACGGATATCGCCAACGCGCCTTTGACCCAGCGCTTCTCTGCGAGGAAGACGGATCGCGCCTTTTCCGCCTGACCCTTGCGGTCGCGCATGATGAGCAGGACCACGTGTGGGACGAGGAAGGCCAGAATCGCCAGGGTCGTGACGATGTGCACCGTGTCCCAGGCATAGGAGATGCGAACAGTGAAGAGTGCTTGCCAGGTAAGCACTACACCGGAGATGGCGTTCAAGGCGATGGCCGCGAACGCCACATAACCCGTCACCATGTAGTGAGACCAGGTTCGCTTGCGGTACAGGTTCCAGTGGCGCCACTGATAGGCCAGATAGGGGGCCAGGAACACGATGCCCACCGCAGTGTGCAGCAACACGAGCATTTGACTCGCAATGCTGAATGGCGCCAACCAGATCCAGAGACCCGAGAAGGTTTCAAAGCCCAACAAGCCACCTACGAAGATGGACAGGCGCGCGCGCCACTCGTTTTCTCGAGCGCTGCGGGAAGAAATCAGCGTTTCGCTACTCATCATCAGCTCCTGCGTCGATATCTCGCAAAAAAAACATAATAAAGTGTGTGGGTCAGGTACCCGATTCTACGACAAAGCGATTGCAGTCGTCATGGAATCCAAATGTTTTGCTAGACGGATCTGCGATCGCCATGCGGCCCTCTCCCATAACTGGTGGTCACTCGGGCCTTATGGTGGCTCTCCGACGCCTTCTGGGACTTTCCGTCCCGCTTCCGGACGATCCGCTCGTAGGCAGAACGCGCTCGGTCGGTCGCGGGGCTTCAGTTTTTATCGGCACTCATCGGCTAGCCTTGTGTTGCACAGGCATGATACGTCGAGCTGACTTGTCGGTGTGTGTCGGAACACATTTCCACGCGTCACTCGTAAAGCTACTATGCGCAGCCATGAGTCGATCCAATTTCCGGTTTCTGACGTGCATCTTCCTCTTTTTCCTTGTTTCCGGCTGCAAGCCCGCCACGGAATCCCCGGATTCCTCCGAGTTCATCCGCGCGATGAATCGCGGCAAGGCCCATCTCGAAAACAAGGATGCGCCCGGAGCCATTCGGGCCTTTTCGGAAGCCGTGGACCACGCACCGGACTCGGCTCCGGCCCGCCGGAATCTGGCCCGTGCATATCTTCAGGCTCGCGAGATCGAACCCGTGGCCGAAGTCCTGGCGCGGGCCATTGTGCTCGAAGTCGATTCTCCGGCAAATCACTACCTGAGCGGATTGGCCCACGCCCGGCAATCCGAGTTCGATCAGGCCGTTCGCCAATACGAAGAGGCGGTGCGCCTCGATCCAACGACCGCGACGTTGCGTTTCCAGCTGGCCAGCGCCTATCAAGCGGTCGGCGATCACGAGAAAGCCAGCCACCAGTTGAAGGAAACTCTCCGCCTGGATCCGTTCCACACGGCCGCACATTACCGGCTGGCCGGGTACGCCCGTAAGTCGGGTGACCGGAAAGAACTGAAGTACCGCCTGCGCGAGGTCAAGCGGCTGCGCAGCCTGTTCAGTGACAAGAGCCGTTCGGCTGAACTACTGGAACGCTGTCAGTACTCTCTGGCAGAGCCTCCGCTGCGCGCAGCAGGCTCCGAGCGCCATGCCGCGACGCGAGTGCAAGGAGTCCGCTTTCTCGAGGTCACTTCCGAGTGGTTGCCCGGAGAGTCCGAGCGCACGGCTCCCGTGATCGCGGCCTCTTTGCTGCAACTGGGCAAGGACGGCCGCTACACATTGTTTGCGGCCGATCGCGACGGTCAGATCCGTCTGCTCACCAGCGAGAAGAACGGCGCGCTGCGGGACACGACCCTGAAGTCGACTCTTTCCGCGGGAGTTCTCTCCAGCCAGCGCCTGATCAGCCTGCCCGGCAATTTCCACGACAGCGTTCCCGAAGGAACTCCCTACGACCCGGAAATTCACGCGCGCAACGATCTGGTGCTGGTAGGGGATGGCGGTGTGCAGTTGCTGGAACAGACGGCAGCTGGAACACTGGATGACGTCACTTCCCGTGCGGGTCTTTCCGAAGCAAGAGGCACGGCCGTCGAGTGGATGGACTACGACCACGACGGTGACATCGATCTGATCCTGGGCGACGAACGCGGCCTTCAACTCTGGCAGAACGGAGGAGACGGGCAATTCGCGAATGTTTCGGCCGAGGCGGGCATCGACGAGAGCAAGCCGGTACGCGATCTCCAGGCCGCGGACCTCGACAACGACGTCGCCATCGACCTGGTCGTCGCTCGCGGTACGGCGCTCCAGCCCGAAGCCACGCAGATCTTCGAGAATCAACGCACGGGAACGTTTTCTGCGCGGCCAGCTGTTCCGGGACCCTGGCCGGCCTCTGGACGACTGCTGATCGACGACCTCGACAACGATGGAATGCTGGACACGCTCCTGATTGGCGAGAGTGAGGTCCTGATCCTGCCCGGTTCCGGGGCGACGCGCGTGCATCTCGACCTGGGAGGACTGCAACCCCGGGCCGCTGTCCTGCTCGATGTGGACAACAACGGTTGGCTCGATCTTCTGCTGGCCGGAACCGATGCCGGCGCAGCGAAGGGCAGTCGCCTCATGCTCTGGAGCTTTGACGCTTCCGATGGCTGGCGTGAAGTCAGTGATGCAACCGGCCTGGCCGCACTCTCCCTTCCGACGGTGAGTGATCTTCTGGCCGCCGATCTCGATTCAGACGGCGAT
It includes:
- a CDS encoding tetratricopeptide repeat protein, with the translated sequence MSRSNFRFLTCIFLFFLVSGCKPATESPDSSEFIRAMNRGKAHLENKDAPGAIRAFSEAVDHAPDSAPARRNLARAYLQAREIEPVAEVLARAIVLEVDSPANHYLSGLAHARQSEFDQAVRQYEEAVRLDPTTATLRFQLASAYQAVGDHEKASHQLKETLRLDPFHTAAHYRLAGYARKSGDRKELKYRLREVKRLRSLFSDKSRSAELLERCQYSLAEPPLRAAGSERHAATRVQGVRFLEVTSEWLPGESERTAPVIAASLLQLGKDGRYTLFAADRDGQIRLLTSEKNGALRDTTLKSTLSAGVLSSQRLISLPGNFHDSVPEGTPYDPEIHARNDLVLVGDGGVQLLEQTAAGTLDDVTSRAGLSEARGTAVEWMDYDHDGDIDLILGDERGLQLWQNGGDGQFANVSAEAGIDESKPVRDLQAADLDNDVAIDLVVARGTALQPEATQIFENQRTGTFSARPAVPGPWPASGRLLIDDLDNDGMLDTLLIGESEVLILPGSGATRVHLDLGGLQPRAAVLLDVDNNGWLDLLLAGTDAGAAKGSRLMLWSFDASDGWREVSDATGLAALSLPTVSDLLAADLDSDGDTDLTLVTSDGLRLLRNDGGEANGQLKIRLVGTKTNPGGIGTRVEVRAGKYWVARSVSALPIEIGLAGRTQLDSVYTVWTNGVVDNQIQIPAPPDTLTLIEKHVAAGSCPYLYAWSGKTFRFVTDLLGNSPLGLSLRRGQVLSADPEELVWIGDSKSFVPRDGHYVLQVTEELREVLYLDEARLIAVDHAPDVEVHPTDRLMPPPYPASEIWPLAQP